From the Streptomyces sp. KMM 9044 genome, one window contains:
- a CDS encoding IS110 family transposase, with protein sequence MDVLHERCAGIDISKRDAKVCVRTPSPRRKGTFTQQTTTFGATTNAILDLREHLLGADVTLVVMEATGDYWKPFYYLLIEELNVILVNARQVKNLPGRKTDVSDAAWLAQLGSHGLVRASFVPPQPVRELRDLTRARTQLTRERAQVVQRLEKLLEDAGIKLSAVVSDLMGVSGRAMLQALIDGQRDPQVLADLAKRRMRSKIPELTQALTGRFREHHAFLTRLYLDQYDHLSGAVNQLTARIEEAMTPFRPALDLLDTIPGVNRAVAEVIVAETGGDMARFPSAKHLASWAGLCPGHHESAGRVRSTRVRPGNPYLKGALGMAAFGAARTKDSFLQARYKRLTARRGPIKALVAVEHSIITAIWHMLNDNVPYHELGGSYFTQRDPERAARRAVSRLNELGYRVTLDPMDAAG encoded by the coding sequence ATGGACGTCCTTCACGAACGCTGCGCCGGCATCGACATCAGCAAGCGGGACGCCAAGGTGTGCGTGCGCACCCCCAGCCCCAGACGCAAAGGGACGTTCACCCAGCAGACCACGACCTTCGGCGCTACCACCAACGCCATCCTCGACCTGCGCGAACACCTCCTCGGCGCGGACGTCACCCTGGTGGTGATGGAGGCAACCGGCGACTACTGGAAGCCCTTCTACTACCTGCTGATCGAGGAACTGAACGTCATCCTGGTCAACGCCCGTCAGGTGAAGAACCTGCCCGGCCGCAAGACCGACGTCTCCGACGCCGCCTGGCTGGCCCAACTCGGCTCCCACGGCTTGGTGCGGGCCTCGTTCGTGCCTCCACAGCCCGTACGCGAGCTGAGGGATCTCACCCGGGCCCGCACCCAGCTCACCCGCGAACGCGCCCAGGTCGTGCAGCGCCTGGAGAAGCTGCTGGAAGATGCCGGCATCAAGCTCTCCGCCGTCGTCTCCGACCTGATGGGAGTCTCCGGCCGCGCCATGCTCCAGGCCCTGATCGACGGGCAGCGTGATCCGCAGGTCCTCGCCGACCTCGCCAAGCGCCGCATGCGTAGCAAGATTCCCGAGCTGACCCAGGCGCTGACCGGCCGCTTCCGCGAACACCACGCCTTCCTGACCCGCCTCTATCTCGACCAGTACGACCACCTGTCCGGTGCCGTCAACCAGCTGACGGCCCGCATCGAGGAGGCGATGACCCCTTTTCGCCCGGCGCTGGACCTGCTGGACACGATCCCGGGAGTGAACCGGGCGGTGGCGGAAGTGATCGTGGCCGAGACCGGGGGTGACATGGCCCGGTTCCCCTCGGCCAAGCACCTGGCCTCCTGGGCCGGGCTGTGTCCGGGACACCACGAATCGGCCGGCCGGGTCCGCAGTACCCGGGTCCGGCCCGGCAACCCCTACCTGAAAGGGGCACTGGGGATGGCCGCATTCGGAGCGGCACGGACCAAGGACTCCTTCCTGCAGGCACGCTACAAGCGGCTGACCGCTCGCCGCGGCCCGATCAAGGCGCTGGTCGCCGTCGAGCACTCGATCATCACCGCGATCTGGCACATGCTCAACGACAACGTGCCCTACCACGAGCTCGGCGGCAGCTACTTCACCCAACGAGATCCCGAGCGGGCCGCACGCCGAGCCGTCTCCCGGCTGAACGAACTCGGCTACCGCGTCACCCTCGACCCGATGGACGCCGCTGGATGA
- a CDS encoding ABC transporter ATP-binding protein yields the protein MIATESLSKRFPRVTALDRLSMDVGPGVTGLVGANGAGKSTLIKILLGLSPATEGRAEVLGLDVATKGAAIRERVGYMPEHDCLPPDVSATEFVVHMARMSGLPPTAARERTADTLRHVGLYEERYRPMGGYSTGMKQRVKLAQALVHDPDLVFLDEPTNGLDPVGRDEMLGLIRRIHTDFGISVLVTSHLLGELERTCDHVVVVDGGKLLRSSSTTDFTQITTALAIEVTDTDEHPDGTRAVRDALHARGVTVQDGSGLPGSGHVLLLTAQGEETYDLVRDVIADLGLGLVRMEQRRHHIAEVFTNDTNDTNDTNADTGTDTGTAKGTGADGGNGEQRKEAVGHGG from the coding sequence GTGATCGCGACCGAAAGCCTGAGCAAGCGGTTCCCCAGGGTGACCGCGCTTGACCGGCTCTCCATGGATGTCGGACCCGGTGTGACCGGGCTCGTCGGGGCCAACGGAGCCGGCAAGTCCACGTTGATCAAGATCCTTCTTGGTCTGTCCCCCGCGACGGAGGGCCGCGCCGAAGTGCTCGGCCTCGACGTCGCGACCAAGGGCGCCGCCATCCGGGAGCGGGTCGGCTACATGCCGGAGCACGACTGCCTGCCGCCTGACGTCTCGGCCACCGAGTTCGTGGTCCACATGGCACGGATGTCGGGCCTGCCGCCCACCGCAGCGCGGGAGCGCACCGCGGACACCCTGCGTCACGTCGGCCTGTACGAGGAGCGCTACCGCCCCATGGGCGGCTACTCGACGGGCATGAAGCAGCGTGTGAAGCTCGCGCAGGCCCTGGTGCACGACCCGGACCTGGTCTTCCTGGACGAACCGACCAACGGTCTCGACCCCGTCGGCCGCGACGAGATGCTCGGTCTGATCCGTCGTATCCATACCGACTTCGGGATCTCGGTCCTGGTCACCTCCCACCTTCTGGGCGAACTCGAGCGCACCTGTGACCACGTGGTCGTCGTGGACGGCGGCAAGCTGTTGCGCTCCAGCTCCACCACGGACTTCACCCAGATCACGACGGCCCTCGCGATCGAGGTCACCGACACCGACGAGCACCCCGACGGCACCCGCGCGGTGCGTGACGCGCTCCACGCGCGCGGAGTGACGGTCCAGGACGGCAGCGGACTTCCGGGCTCCGGACACGTCCTCCTTCTCACCGCCCAGGGGGAGGAGACCTACGACCTGGTGCGGGACGTGATCGCCGACCTCGGACTCGGCCTGGTGCGTATGGAACAGCGCCGCCACCACATTGCCGAGGTCTTCACGAACGACACGAACGACACGAACGACACGAACGCCGACACAGGCACGGACACAGGGACAGCCAAAGGCACCGGGGCCGACGGCGGCAACGGCGAGCAGCGGAAGGAGGCGGTCGGCCATGGCGGTTGA
- a CDS encoding LLM class flavin-dependent oxidoreductase, producing the protein MSLRLSTVILPVDRWHEGGRAKWQRAEELGFHAAYTYDHLSWRSFRDGPWFGALPTLTAAATATDRLRLGTLVTSPNFRHPVTLAKELISLDDISGGRVTLGIGAGGNGFDATALGQEAWTPKERADRFGEFVPLLDRLLTEGVVSQKGDFYTAEEARNLPGCVQRPRLPFAVAATGPRGLKLAARHGQAWVTTGDPKLYEEGTPEQSVEALRGQIERLGKACAEADRDVADLDKILLHGFTPDQNRPLESVDAFVDFAGRHQELGFTEMVIHWPIPDSGFAAGKAVFEQIATEAVAQLG; encoded by the coding sequence ATGAGCCTGCGCCTGAGCACCGTGATCCTTCCTGTCGACCGCTGGCACGAGGGAGGTCGCGCCAAGTGGCAGCGCGCCGAGGAACTCGGCTTCCACGCCGCGTACACCTACGACCACCTCTCCTGGCGCAGCTTCCGCGACGGCCCGTGGTTCGGTGCCCTTCCCACCCTCACCGCCGCCGCCACGGCTACGGACCGCTTGCGCCTGGGCACCTTGGTTACGTCGCCAAACTTCAGGCACCCAGTGACGCTCGCCAAGGAACTGATCTCGCTCGACGACATCTCCGGCGGGCGGGTCACCCTCGGCATCGGCGCCGGCGGCAACGGCTTCGACGCCACCGCGCTCGGCCAGGAGGCGTGGACACCGAAGGAGCGGGCAGACCGGTTCGGCGAGTTCGTGCCGCTGCTCGACCGTCTACTCACCGAGGGCGTGGTCTCACAGAAGGGCGACTTCTACACCGCCGAGGAGGCCCGCAACCTCCCCGGCTGCGTACAGCGCCCCCGACTGCCGTTCGCGGTGGCGGCGACCGGCCCACGCGGCCTGAAGCTCGCTGCGCGACATGGGCAGGCGTGGGTGACGACGGGTGACCCGAAGCTGTACGAGGAGGGGACACCGGAGCAGTCGGTCGAGGCACTGCGCGGGCAGATCGAAAGGCTCGGCAAGGCGTGCGCCGAGGCCGACCGAGACGTGGCCGACCTAGACAAAATCCTGCTCCACGGCTTCACCCCCGACCAGAACAGGCCGCTGGAATCCGTGGACGCCTTCGTCGACTTCGCCGGCCGCCACCAAGAGCTCGGCTTCACCGAGATGGTGATCCACTGGCCGATCCCCGACTCGGGCTTTGCGGCTGGCAAGGCAGTCTTCGAGCAGATCGCCACAGAAGCGGTCGCCCAGCTCGGCTGA
- a CDS encoding FkbM family methyltransferase has product MGKARLVGHFLDEHLRAHPAHTTVRLRSGDKIGVTTSGVIQRYQYLFGEWEPNLSAFLRDRLRPGDTFIDVGAHRGAFSLLASHAVGPHGHVIVVEPSPRFHDDLTAAITANRRTNIQSIRSAVSDPHGRQTLYLEDPANLGHTTAVRPRHVHMTFNVQTAPLAGLISSARFATTRIIKIGVEGAEAAAVRGLLPAFAHLPDDAELVVEVTPRLLAKQGESATGIIDILSQNGFHAYTLTNDYDPTTCPRTMRHPQPPVRCTKVPRGDDRPGVLADRCGPPRVGALKAPALQGGAGTPDARTPPPNPKHVDKERTR; this is encoded by the coding sequence GTGGGCAAGGCCCGGCTCGTCGGCCACTTCCTCGACGAGCACCTGCGAGCCCACCCCGCCCACACCACCGTCAGGCTGCGGTCCGGCGACAAGATCGGCGTCACCACCAGTGGCGTCATCCAGCGCTACCAGTACCTCTTCGGCGAGTGGGAGCCGAACCTGAGCGCCTTCCTCCGCGACCGGCTCCGCCCCGGAGACACCTTCATCGACGTCGGCGCCCACCGAGGTGCCTTCAGCCTCCTTGCCTCCCACGCCGTCGGCCCCCACGGGCACGTCATCGTCGTGGAACCCTCCCCGCGGTTCCACGACGACCTGACCGCCGCGATCACTGCCAACCGCCGGACCAACATCCAGTCGATCCGATCGGCAGTCTCCGACCCCCACGGCAGGCAGACCCTGTACCTGGAGGACCCCGCCAACCTCGGCCACACCACCGCCGTGCGGCCCCGCCACGTCCACATGACCTTCAACGTACAGACCGCGCCCCTGGCCGGCCTCATCAGCAGCGCCCGGTTCGCTACCACTCGGATCATCAAGATCGGCGTCGAAGGCGCCGAAGCAGCAGCCGTCCGCGGACTCCTACCGGCGTTCGCGCACTTGCCGGACGACGCGGAACTTGTCGTGGAGGTCACCCCTCGGCTCTTGGCCAAGCAGGGCGAAAGCGCCACCGGGATCATCGACATCCTGAGCCAGAACGGCTTCCATGCGTACACGCTCACCAATGACTACGACCCGACCACCTGTCCCAGGACCATGCGGCACCCACAGCCGCCCGTTCGATGCACCAAGGTCCCCCGAGGAGATGACCGACCTGGTGTTCTCGCGGACCGATGCGGACCACCTCGCGTCGGGGCGTTGAAGGCGCCCGCGCTCCAAGGGGGAGCTGGCACCCCGGATGCTCGCACGCCCCCGCCGAATCCGAAGCACGTCGACAAGGAGCGGACACGGTGA